In Methanothermococcus thermolithotrophicus DSM 2095, one DNA window encodes the following:
- the speE gene encoding spermidine synthase codes for MKCEIWFSEYQTKNLALSAKVRDVLYSGNSEYQEIQILDTLEYGKILVLDGTYQTTERDEFIYHELISHPALFTHPNPKKVLVIGGGDGGTVREVLKHESVEHVDFVELDEKVVEVCKKYLPTLSCAIDNEKVKTMFTDGIKYVAETEEKYDVILVDCPDPVGPAAGLFEREFYKNLFNCLNDDGIIVQQTESPLFHKDLILKIKGHLKEAGFEIIKPYVCSIPTYPSGFWSFTMASKKHDPLTADMEKIKEKVSKMETKYYDEEVHRGVFLATPRFLKE; via the coding sequence ATGAAGTGCGAAATATGGTTTTCAGAATACCAAACAAAAAATCTAGCATTGTCTGCAAAGGTCAGGGATGTATTGTATTCAGGAAATTCAGAATATCAGGAAATTCAAATACTGGATACCTTAGAATACGGTAAAATACTAGTTTTAGATGGTACATACCAAACTACCGAAAGAGACGAATTTATATACCATGAATTAATATCTCATCCTGCCCTATTTACACATCCAAATCCAAAGAAAGTTTTGGTTATTGGAGGGGGAGACGGAGGTACAGTTAGAGAAGTCCTGAAACACGAAAGTGTAGAACATGTTGATTTTGTTGAATTAGACGAAAAAGTCGTTGAAGTATGTAAAAAATATCTTCCTACACTCAGCTGTGCAATAGACAATGAAAAAGTAAAAACAATGTTCACAGATGGAATTAAATACGTCGCTGAAACAGAGGAAAAATACGATGTTATTCTTGTTGACTGTCCAGATCCAGTAGGTCCTGCAGCAGGTTTGTTTGAAAGGGAATTCTACAAAAACCTATTTAATTGCTTAAATGATGATGGAATAATTGTTCAGCAAACTGAAAGTCCATTGTTCCACAAAGACTTAATACTCAAAATTAAAGGACACTTAAAAGAAGCAGGCTTTGAAATTATCAAACCATACGTTTGTTCAATACCTACCTACCCAAGCGGATTCTGGAGCTTCACAATGGCATCTAAGAAACACGACCCATTAACTGCAGACATGGAAAAAATCAAAGAAAAAGTTTCAAAAATGGAAACTAAATACTACGACGAGGAAGTCCATAGGGGAGTATTTTTAGCCACACCTAGATTTTTAAAAGAATAA
- the speD gene encoding adenosylmethionine decarboxylase: MECLGKHIILELWGCKSQALDDREGIEKMLKDAVEACGATLICVKTHKFCPQGVTGVAVLAESHISIHTWPELGYAAMDVFTCGQHVNPEETIPTIKAFLEPENIEVIDIKRGVMVKKEECK; encoded by the coding sequence TTGGAATGTCTGGGAAAACACATAATCCTCGAGCTCTGGGGATGCAAAAGTCAGGCGTTGGATGACAGAGAAGGTATTGAAAAAATGCTTAAAGATGCAGTTGAGGCATGTGGGGCCACATTGATATGCGTAAAAACACACAAATTCTGTCCTCAAGGGGTTACAGGGGTAGCGGTGTTGGCTGAAAGTCATATCAGCATACATACCTGGCCAGAATTGGGATATGCAGCAATGGATGTTTTTACTTGCGGACAGCACGTAAATCCTGAAGAGACTATACCAACGATAAAAGCCTTTTTAGAACCAGAAAACATTGAGGTCATAGACATTAAAAGGGGAGTAATGGTTAAAAAGGAGGAATGCAAATGA
- a CDS encoding pyruvoyl-dependent arginine decarboxylase encodes MIKKSPIHSPFDVPNTVSLVAGTGDADIALNAFDMALLKSGIGNLNLIRISSIMPPKAEIVPLPKIPMGSLVPTAYGYQISDVKGETIAASISIAIPKDKELCGLIMEYEGVCGKKEAEETVREMAKEGFEMRGWEIDRIESIAIEHTVEKVGCAFAAAALWYK; translated from the coding sequence ATGATCAAAAAAAGTCCTATTCACTCACCATTTGACGTCCCAAATACAGTATCACTTGTTGCAGGTACCGGAGATGCAGATATTGCATTAAACGCATTTGACATGGCTTTGTTAAAATCAGGTATTGGAAACTTAAACTTAATTAGAATTAGTAGTATTATGCCACCAAAAGCAGAAATTGTACCATTGCCAAAGATTCCAATGGGTTCCTTAGTTCCTACTGCTTACGGTTACCAAATAAGTGATGTAAAAGGGGAAACTATCGCAGCTTCAATTAGTATTGCTATTCCGAAAGATAAAGAACTCTGTGGATTAATTATGGAATATGAAGGCGTTTGCGGTAAAAAAGAAGCTGAAGAGACTGTTAGAGAGATGGCAAAAGAAGGATTTGAAATGAGAGGCTGGGAAATCGATAGAATTGAATCAATAGCTATAGAACACACTGTGGAAAAAGTAGGCTGTGCATTTGCTGCTGCTGCATTGTGGTACAAGTAA
- a CDS encoding IGHMBP2 family helicase: MTLKQIYVNKFKKLIEKERKHEIEFHRNEIKKLGRKREDVGRAILNLDGKIKGEIFGEYIVRYGRREPFKKLDISTGDVVLISKYDPLASDLLGNVVEVGKNYIDVSLENIPKWALKNVRIDLYINDITFKRMVKALDTFEKLDTRLTNIVLGIEEPKYTKRDISVKFFDDNLNKYQKEAVKNALKSFDIYLIHGPPGTGKTRTISEVILQECNRKNKVLATADSNIAVDNILTNLSKYEDRFNIVRIGHPTRISKELIKHSLYHKITEHKDYNKIKSLKEEIKKLVEKRNKFKKPNPKWRRGLSDDEIIIFSKLDRDIRGVPKEIIKKMAEWIKINERIRHLRELLEKTEKEIVNDILTKSDIIVATNSMAGSEVLEGFKFDVCVIDEGSQSMEPSSLIPIVKSQKVIISGDHKQLPPTVLSEEEELKQTLFERMINLYSDFSSILQIQYRMNEKIMKFSNEMFYENKLKPYKSVRKHNIMDLIKDVETDEEDIDIINEDPIIFIDVRGEEKRDDFKSYYNEEEAKKVVEVVSKLRKYNIPVSVITPYDAQVKYLSKMLKDDEIEVKSVDGFQGREEDAIVISFVRTEKFGFLKDLRRLNVAVTRAKRKLIVIGCRELLTQDSTYNKFLKYCKIV, from the coding sequence ATGACGTTAAAACAAATATATGTTAACAAATTTAAAAAGCTAATCGAAAAAGAAAGAAAACATGAAATAGAGTTTCACAGGAATGAAATAAAAAAACTCGGAAGAAAAAGGGAAGATGTAGGTAGAGCTATTTTAAATTTAGATGGTAAAATAAAAGGGGAAATATTTGGGGAGTATATTGTAAGATACGGAAGGAGAGAGCCGTTTAAAAAATTAGATATTTCAACTGGAGATGTTGTCTTAATCAGCAAATACGACCCTCTTGCCAGTGATTTACTTGGAAACGTTGTAGAAGTTGGGAAAAACTACATAGATGTTTCACTTGAAAATATTCCAAAATGGGCGTTAAAAAACGTTAGAATTGACTTGTACATCAACGATATTACATTTAAAAGAATGGTAAAGGCATTGGATACCTTTGAAAAACTAGATACTAGACTTACCAACATAGTTTTAGGTATTGAAGAACCAAAATACACCAAAAGAGATATTTCAGTGAAATTTTTTGACGATAATTTAAATAAATACCAAAAGGAAGCTGTGAAAAATGCCTTAAAATCCTTTGATATATATTTAATACATGGACCTCCGGGAACAGGAAAAACAAGAACAATTTCTGAAGTTATACTACAGGAATGTAACAGAAAAAATAAAGTTCTTGCTACAGCGGATTCGAACATTGCAGTAGATAACATACTAACCAACTTATCAAAGTATGAAGACAGATTCAATATAGTTAGAATAGGTCACCCTACAAGAATATCAAAAGAGCTCATAAAGCACTCACTGTATCATAAAATAACAGAACATAAGGATTACAATAAAATTAAATCCCTAAAGGAAGAAATCAAAAAACTGGTAGAAAAAAGGAATAAGTTTAAAAAACCAAATCCAAAATGGAGAAGAGGACTAAGTGACGATGAAATAATTATTTTTTCCAAGTTGGATAGGGATATAAGAGGAGTGCCTAAGGAAATAATTAAAAAAATGGCGGAATGGATAAAAATCAATGAGAGAATAAGGCATTTGAGGGAGCTCCTAGAAAAAACCGAAAAAGAGATAGTAAACGATATTTTAACAAAAAGCGATATAATCGTAGCTACCAACTCCATGGCTGGAAGTGAGGTTTTAGAAGGTTTTAAATTCGATGTATGCGTTATAGACGAAGGTAGTCAGTCTATGGAACCTTCGTCGCTCATACCGATAGTTAAATCACAGAAGGTCATAATATCTGGAGATCATAAACAGCTTCCTCCTACAGTATTAAGTGAAGAGGAGGAACTTAAACAGACACTTTTCGAAAGGATGATCAATTTATATTCCGATTTTTCCAGCATCCTCCAGATTCAATACAGGATGAACGAAAAAATCATGAAGTTCTCAAATGAAATGTTCTATGAGAATAAACTAAAGCCTTACAAATCCGTAAGAAAGCATAATATTATGGATCTGATAAAGGATGTTGAAACAGATGAAGAAGATATTGATATAATAAACGAAGATCCAATTATTTTCATCGATGTTCGTGGTGAAGAAAAAAGGGACGACTTCAAATCCTACTACAACGAAGAAGAAGCCAAAAAAGTAGTTGAAGTAGTTTCCAAATTAAGAAAATACAATATTCCGGTCAGCGTGATTACACCCTACGATGCCCAGGTTAAATACCTATCTAAAATGTTAAAAGATGATGAAATAGAGGTTAAATCGGTTGATGGATTTCAGGGAAGGGAAGAAGATGCTATTGTGATTTCTTTTGTTAGAACTGAAAAATTCGGATTCCTAAAGGACTTAAGAAGATTAAATGTGGCTGTTACGAGAGCTAAAAGAAAGTTAATTGTAATAGGTTGTAGGGAGCTCCTTACTCAGGACAGCACCTATAACAAATTTTTGAAATACTGCAAAATCGTCTAA
- a CDS encoding dihydropteroate synthase-like protein, producing MKILIITGKQAYSKVKSAVKNYNYVDVHMADISIAAFLTPNLIVREIKNIESKNNIKLHEIYDFVLVTGLIRHDLKKVEDETGIKCFKSTREASDIPILINNLDKIKLSTKEYADNQIIRFIKQKAEEEIKKAEEKPIEGKNNIKIGNLKVGDDYPMRVLGEIVHVPWLSDKELERKINYYVESGADMIDLGMISNENHADELKRIIKIARDVTDKPISVDTLNTEELIEAINLDVDMILSVDAGNVDELLPHLKEGNTAAVVLPTNYKLNHVPETIETKITDLEKNIQKLLENDIKVVADPILEPIYNNNCNFTESIIACKEFKERNKIPMFFGIGNVTELFDVDSNGVNATIAAIGGEIGGNILFTPEASSKCKYSIKELKIASKMMFLAKRRNSLPKDLGFDLINYKDKKFEEITTYQNHKNIPVITAKENKKQVLDEGSFKIELDRENKLIVATYYKRGKPQLMIKGRAPKEIYETAISHKLINKIDHAAYFGKELQKAEIALKIGKKYNQDFELFYNEFWK from the coding sequence ATGAAAATCCTAATAATAACTGGAAAACAGGCTTATTCAAAGGTAAAAAGTGCCGTAAAGAATTACAACTATGTAGATGTTCATATGGCTGACATTTCAATAGCTGCTTTTTTAACTCCTAATTTGATAGTAAGGGAAATTAAGAATATAGAATCAAAGAACAATATAAAACTACATGAAATATATGATTTTGTTTTGGTTACTGGATTAATTAGACATGATTTAAAGAAGGTTGAAGATGAAACTGGAATTAAGTGTTTTAAATCTACCCGGGAAGCTTCCGATATTCCGATTTTAATAAACAACCTCGACAAAATAAAGTTATCGACAAAAGAATATGCAGATAATCAGATTATAAGATTTATAAAACAAAAGGCTGAAGAAGAGATAAAAAAGGCAGAAGAAAAACCAATTGAAGGCAAAAACAACATAAAAATCGGAAACTTAAAAGTTGGTGACGACTACCCAATGAGAGTTTTAGGGGAGATTGTACATGTGCCTTGGCTCAGTGATAAGGAATTGGAAAGAAAGATAAATTATTATGTCGAAAGCGGGGCAGATATGATAGACTTGGGGATGATTAGCAACGAAAACCATGCAGATGAATTAAAAAGAATAATAAAAATTGCAAGAGATGTCACAGACAAACCTATAAGTGTTGATACATTAAATACCGAAGAATTGATAGAAGCCATAAATCTGGATGTTGACATGATTTTAAGTGTTGATGCTGGAAATGTTGATGAGCTCCTACCTCATCTAAAAGAGGGTAATACTGCAGCAGTGGTCCTTCCAACAAACTATAAACTTAATCATGTCCCTGAAACAATAGAGACAAAAATAACTGATTTGGAAAAAAACATACAAAAGCTGCTGGAGAACGATATAAAAGTTGTTGCAGACCCTATTTTAGAACCGATATACAACAATAACTGTAATTTTACAGAGAGCATCATTGCATGTAAAGAATTTAAAGAACGGAATAAAATCCCAATGTTTTTTGGTATTGGTAATGTTACAGAACTTTTTGATGTTGATAGCAATGGTGTAAATGCCACAATTGCCGCGATTGGGGGAGAAATTGGAGGGAACATACTTTTTACACCTGAAGCTTCTTCAAAGTGTAAATACTCCATAAAAGAATTAAAAATTGCTTCAAAAATGATGTTTTTAGCAAAAAGAAGGAATTCTTTACCTAAAGACTTAGGTTTTGATTTAATAAACTACAAGGACAAAAAATTTGAAGAAATTACAACATATCAAAACCATAAAAATATTCCTGTGATAACTGCAAAAGAAAATAAAAAGCAAGTTTTAGACGAGGGAAGCTTTAAAATCGAACTTGATAGGGAAAATAAGTTAATAGTGGCCACATACTATAAAAGAGGAAAGCCTCAACTGATGATTAAAGGGCGAGCTCCAAAGGAGATATATGAAACTGCGATAAGTCATAAACTGATAAATAAAATAGATCATGCTGCTTATTTTGGAAAGGAACTACAAAAGGCAGAAATTGCTTTAAAAATCGGAAAAAAGTACAACCAAGATTTTGAACTGTTCTATAATGAGTTCTGGAAATAA
- a CDS encoding 30S ribosomal protein S15: MARLHSGKRGSSGSKRPLRTEVPTWVTLTPEEIENKIVELAKEGKDSAIIGMILRDTYGVPDVKLITGKSITKIMKENDLYPEVPEDLINLMKKAVNLRNHLEQNPRDIHSRRGLQLTESKIRRLVKYYRNTGVLPVKWRYTPEKARLLVE; encoded by the coding sequence ATGGCAAGATTACATTCAGGTAAAAGAGGTTCCTCCGGTTCAAAGAGACCTTTAAGAACGGAAGTTCCTACATGGGTCACTTTGACACCTGAGGAAATTGAAAACAAAATTGTAGAATTGGCAAAAGAAGGTAAAGACTCAGCAATTATTGGAATGATCTTAAGGGACACCTACGGAGTTCCAGATGTAAAATTAATCACTGGAAAAAGCATTACAAAAATAATGAAAGAAAACGACTTATACCCTGAAGTCCCTGAAGACTTGATCAACTTAATGAAAAAAGCTGTTAACTTAAGAAACCATCTTGAACAAAACCCAAGAGATATTCACTCAAGAAGAGGGTTACAATTAACCGAGTCAAAAATCAGAAGACTCGTAAAATACTACAGAAACACTGGTGTATTACCTGTTAAATGGAGATACACCCCTGAGAAAGCTAGGTTATTGGTAGAATAA
- a CDS encoding nicotinamide-nucleotide adenylyltransferase translates to MRAFIIGRWQPFHNGHMNIIKKISEEVDEIIIGIGSAQKSHTLTDPFTAGERIMMITKTLEKLDLQNGAPINHHYVIPIKDIEFNAIWVSYVEALTPPFDIVYTGNALVKELFEERGYPVKKPKMYNRKEYSGTEIRKKMLNGESWEHLVPSEVVDVINEINGVERLKRLSEKDYIG, encoded by the coding sequence ATGAGGGCATTTATAATTGGAAGGTGGCAACCGTTCCATAATGGACATATGAATATAATAAAAAAGATTTCAGAGGAAGTGGATGAAATAATAATAGGAATAGGTAGTGCTCAAAAAAGCCATACCTTAACAGACCCATTTACCGCAGGGGAAAGGATAATGATGATTACTAAAACCCTTGAGAAACTTGATCTTCAAAACGGAGCTCCGATTAATCATCATTACGTTATACCTATCAAAGATATAGAATTTAACGCTATATGGGTATCATATGTTGAAGCTTTAACCCCTCCTTTTGATATTGTATATACTGGAAACGCCCTTGTAAAAGAGCTCTTTGAGGAAAGGGGCTACCCCGTTAAAAAACCAAAAATGTATAACAGGAAAGAATACTCAGGGACCGAAATAAGAAAAAAAATGTTAAATGGAGAGTCTTGGGAGCATTTAGTCCCAAGTGAGGTTGTGGATGTTATTAATGAAATAAACGGTGTAGAAAGACTTAAAAGACTAAGTGAAAAGGACTATATTGGTTAG
- a CDS encoding tRNA uridine(34) 5-carboxymethylaminomethyl modification radical SAM/GNAT enzyme Elp3 translates to MDDYEKFIRCIINKLLKEKDKINNLDPKRKKQRVEDIKAQCLRKFDLNIGFPPNSDILKYATKEEEKELIPLLRKKPIRTLSGVAVVAVMTSPEKCPHGKCLFCPGGKESVFGDVPQSYTGKEPATMRGLMYNFDPYVQTKARLEQLEKVGHLTDKIELIIMGGTFPARDISYQDSFIKGCLDAMNGEISETLEEAQKINETGKHRCVALTVETRPDNCKENEINQMLKLGTTRVELGVQSIYNEVLEFVKRGHSVEDTAKATQLLKDSGLKVSYHLIPGLPNTTEEMDKKMFYEIFNNPDFKPDLIKIYPCLVIEGTEMYELWKKGEYKPINDEEAIDLITYAKSIMPKWVRTSRIQRDIPATVIDEGVKKSNLGELVYKNLEKKGIKCKCIRCREVGHVAYKKGVFPDIENIKLCREDYEANGGTDIFLSYEDVKNDILIGYLRLRIPYKPFRKEIDDKTALVRQVHVCGQQQQIKGTTKELTWQHKGYGRLLLSEAERIARDEFDKNRILINSGIGVREYYRRLGYTKIGPYMGKSIDE, encoded by the coding sequence ATGGATGATTATGAAAAATTTATAAGATGTATTATAAACAAGTTGTTAAAAGAAAAGGATAAGATAAACAATTTAGATCCTAAAAGGAAAAAACAAAGGGTAGAAGATATTAAAGCCCAATGTTTAAGGAAATTTGATTTAAATATCGGTTTTCCACCAAATTCCGATATATTGAAGTATGCCACTAAGGAAGAGGAAAAAGAATTGATCCCACTACTTAGAAAAAAACCTATTAGAACATTATCTGGTGTGGCAGTTGTAGCTGTGATGACATCCCCTGAAAAGTGCCCCCATGGAAAGTGTCTATTCTGTCCTGGCGGAAAAGAAAGTGTTTTTGGGGACGTTCCACAGAGCTACACTGGAAAGGAACCTGCAACTATGAGGGGGTTAATGTATAATTTTGACCCTTACGTTCAAACAAAGGCAAGACTTGAACAACTGGAAAAAGTAGGGCATTTAACAGATAAAATTGAGCTCATAATTATGGGTGGAACATTCCCTGCAAGGGATATTTCCTATCAAGACTCTTTTATAAAGGGATGCCTTGATGCTATGAATGGGGAGATTTCTGAGACTTTAGAGGAAGCTCAAAAGATAAATGAAACAGGAAAACATAGGTGTGTTGCATTAACTGTAGAAACAAGACCTGATAACTGTAAGGAGAATGAAATAAACCAAATGCTTAAGTTGGGAACTACAAGGGTAGAGCTCGGAGTCCAAAGTATCTATAATGAGGTTTTGGAATTTGTAAAAAGGGGTCATTCTGTTGAAGATACAGCAAAAGCTACCCAGTTGTTAAAAGACAGTGGTTTAAAGGTTTCATATCATTTAATCCCTGGTTTGCCAAATACAACTGAAGAAATGGACAAAAAAATGTTCTATGAAATTTTCAACAATCCAGACTTTAAACCAGATCTAATAAAAATATATCCTTGTCTGGTGATTGAAGGAACTGAAATGTACGAGCTCTGGAAAAAAGGAGAATATAAACCAATAAATGATGAAGAAGCTATTGATTTAATCACATACGCAAAATCCATAATGCCAAAGTGGGTTAGAACTTCCAGAATTCAGAGGGATATCCCTGCAACAGTTATAGATGAAGGGGTTAAAAAAAGCAATCTTGGAGAACTTGTTTATAAAAACCTCGAGAAGAAGGGAATCAAGTGTAAGTGTATAAGATGTAGGGAAGTAGGTCATGTGGCATATAAAAAAGGAGTATTCCCAGATATTGAAAATATAAAACTCTGTAGGGAAGACTACGAGGCAAATGGTGGAACCGATATCTTCCTTTCATATGAGGACGTTAAAAACGATATATTAATTGGATATTTAAGATTAAGAATACCTTATAAACCATTTAGAAAAGAAATCGACGATAAAACAGCACTGGTTAGACAGGTACATGTCTGTGGACAGCAACAACAAATTAAAGGTACTACAAAAGAGCTCACATGGCAACATAAAGGTTACGGCAGATTACTATTAAGTGAAGCCGAGAGAATAGCCCGAGATGAATTTGACAAAAACAGAATTTTAATCAACAGCGGTATCGGAGTACGAGAATACTATCGTAGGTTAGGATACACAAAAATAGGTCCTTACATGGGAAAATCTATTGATGAATAA
- a CDS encoding 6-carboxyhexanoate--CoA ligase, whose amino-acid sequence MFSIKMRASKKGKHISGAESIVDKEDVEFIVNEFVKRAMFHENGAPDFINLKIEEINDDEIKYFKHLPIKTIECKDKEEAREKAKNILKNEEIPDELIDKAFKIIDNGGMRGASILNMDGERLEPDKERGVRVKNISATKELKNKILKNKLGTDRTVDAIAVATKVIKLGVIAELCTSDNKSYTTGYVATKDGYFRITNLKNAGEDGGRVFFVKNDVDIDDLIDKLENKPFIIG is encoded by the coding sequence ATGTTCAGTATAAAAATGAGAGCTTCAAAAAAAGGAAAACATATATCTGGAGCTGAAAGCATTGTAGATAAGGAAGACGTTGAATTTATTGTAAATGAGTTTGTAAAGCGAGCTATGTTTCATGAAAACGGAGCTCCGGATTTTATAAATCTGAAAATAGAGGAAATAAATGATGATGAAATAAAGTATTTTAAACATTTACCAATAAAAACAATAGAATGTAAGGATAAAGAGGAAGCACGGGAAAAGGCAAAAAACATATTGAAAAATGAGGAAATTCCTGATGAACTGATAGATAAGGCATTTAAAATAATAGATAATGGAGGAATGAGGGGAGCTTCAATTTTAAATATGGACGGAGAGCGATTGGAACCAGATAAGGAAAGAGGAGTAAGGGTTAAGAACATATCCGCAACAAAGGAACTTAAAAATAAAATCTTAAAAAATAAATTGGGAACAGATAGGACGGTTGATGCAATAGCCGTAGCTACAAAGGTTATAAAATTAGGAGTTATTGCTGAATTATGTACCTCTGACAATAAAAGTTATACAACGGGATACGTAGCTACAAAGGATGGATACTTTAGAATAACCAACTTAAAGAATGCTGGAGAAGACGGTGGAAGGGTATTTTTTGTTAAAAATGATGTTGATATAGACGATTTAATAGATAAACTAGAGAACAAACCGTTTATTATTGGGTAA
- the bioF gene encoding 8-amino-7-oxononanoate synthase, translating to MFRKQLQKEIEDIKNQNLYRSFKSLANAQEDNNILDFSSNDYLCLSKHPEVISAVKEGLKYGAGSTGSRLTSGNINHKELEEKIAEFKGTEKALVYSSGYATNVGVISTLCKKGDLILSDKLNHASIIDGCRLSKADVLVYNHCDTNHLMDLLEENAGKYNNIFIITDGVFSMDGDVAPLDELKKIADEFNGILIIDDAHGTGVLGNGRGTLKHFNLKPSDNIIQIGTLSKAVGGLGGFVCGIEELIEYLINKSRSFIYSTSLPPSVVSGCIKSFELMENGALTKKLQKNIELANKIFKEHDLIGAKRRATNSEGICSIEEDNLTPIYPFIFKEKTMELAEHLIKNNIFCVGIRYPTVPKGMERLRVSINVGHSEGDFRALCECIKMF from the coding sequence ATGTTTAGAAAACAGCTTCAAAAAGAAATTGAAGATATAAAAAATCAGAATTTATACAGATCCTTTAAATCCCTCGCTAACGCTCAGGAGGATAATAATATTTTAGATTTTTCTTCAAATGATTATTTATGTTTATCAAAACATCCAGAGGTTATAAGTGCAGTAAAGGAAGGCTTAAAGTATGGTGCAGGTTCCACAGGTTCAAGATTAACATCTGGAAACATAAACCATAAGGAGTTAGAAGAAAAAATTGCAGAGTTTAAGGGAACTGAGAAAGCATTAGTTTATTCTTCAGGATATGCAACAAATGTTGGTGTAATAAGTACTCTATGCAAAAAGGGTGATTTAATTTTAAGTGATAAATTAAACCATGCTTCAATTATTGACGGGTGTAGATTGAGTAAGGCCGATGTTTTAGTTTACAATCATTGCGATACAAATCATTTAATGGATTTATTGGAAGAAAATGCAGGAAAATATAACAATATATTTATTATAACCGATGGAGTTTTCAGCATGGATGGGGACGTAGCTCCGTTGGATGAACTGAAAAAAATTGCAGATGAATTTAATGGAATATTGATAATAGACGATGCACACGGTACTGGAGTTTTAGGGAATGGAAGAGGAACATTAAAACACTTTAATTTAAAACCGTCAGACAATATAATCCAAATAGGAACACTTTCAAAGGCTGTAGGTGGTTTAGGGGGTTTTGTTTGTGGTATTGAGGAATTAATCGAGTATCTTATAAATAAATCTCGAAGTTTTATATATTCTACATCCCTTCCTCCGTCTGTTGTTAGTGGATGTATTAAGAGTTTTGAGCTCATGGAAAATGGAGCTCTAACAAAAAAATTGCAAAAAAATATAGAGCTCGCAAATAAAATTTTTAAAGAACACGATTTAATCGGAGCGAAGCGAAGAGCTACAAATTCCGAAGGAATTTGTTCAATAGAAGAAGATAATTTAACGCCCATTTATCCGTTCATTTTTAAAGAAAAAACTATGGAGCTCGCTGAACATTTAATAAAAAATAATATCTTCTGTGTTGGAATTAGATATCCAACTGTTCCAAAAGGTATGGAGAGGTTAAGAGTTAGTATAAATGTTGGACATAGTGAGGGGGATTTTAGAGCTCTGTGTGAATGTATTAAAATGTTTTAA
- a CDS encoding PIN domain-containing protein — protein sequence MERGKEKIGIVIDANILFSALIKDASITRELITSNDIFNIYCPEFIFKELEKYKKFIISKREKNKQLLTYKESIETLLYFINIIPTERYDDKIKEAYNIMKDIDEKDTHYVALSLKLNCPIWSNDTDLKKQNKVKVYNTKELLINFLNNE from the coding sequence ATGGAAAGAGGAAAAGAAAAAATTGGGATTGTAATTGATGCAAATATTTTATTCTCCGCCTTAATAAAAGATGCTTCAATTACAAGAGAACTAATTACATCAAATGATATTTTTAATATTTACTGCCCTGAATTTATTTTCAAGGAATTGGAAAAATACAAAAAGTTCATAATTTCAAAAAGGGAGAAAAATAAACAACTTCTTACTTACAAAGAATCCATTGAAACATTACTATATTTTATTAACATAATTCCAACTGAAAGATATGACGATAAAATTAAAGAAGCGTACAATATAATGAAAGATATTGATGAAAAAGACACCCACTATGTCGCACTATCTTTAAAATTAAACTGTCCAATTTGGAGCAATGATACGGACTTAAAAAAACAAAATAAAGTTAAAGTTTACAATACAAAAGAATTACTGATAAATTTTTTAAATAATGAATAA